One segment of Longimicrobiales bacterium DNA contains the following:
- a CDS encoding DUF1330 domain-containing protein gives MTPQNSLPVLAVAHLRNVTMGPDILEYLERIDATLEPYDGRFLVHGGPVDCLEGSWTGDLIIIQFPDREKASAWYASSEYREILPLRARNADGEVILIETVPADHRATDILART, from the coding sequence ATGACCCCGCAGAACAGCCTGCCCGTCCTCGCCGTCGCGCACCTCCGCAACGTCACGATGGGACCGGACATCCTGGAGTACCTGGAGCGGATCGATGCGACGCTGGAGCCGTACGATGGTCGCTTCCTCGTGCATGGCGGCCCCGTCGATTGTCTCGAGGGGAGCTGGACCGGCGACCTGATCATCATCCAGTTCCCCGACCGCGAGAAGGCAAGCGCGTGGTACGCGTCGAGCGAGTACCGGGAGATCCTGCCGCTGCGAGCGCGGAACGCCGATGGCGAGGTGATCCTGATCGAGACGGTACCGGCGGATCACCGCGCGACGGATATCCTGGCAAGGACGTGA